The Pelodiscus sinensis isolate JC-2024 chromosome 5, ASM4963464v1, whole genome shotgun sequence genome includes a region encoding these proteins:
- the ARFIP1 gene encoding arfaptin-1 isoform X2, with translation MAQESPKNSAAEIPVTSNGEFEDSRERNFNRDLKRSLPVGLGLSETQITSHGFDSNKEGIIEAGPFQGSSASPISSIISPSNAAASRLAGQGSDLIIPTGSVRMQQKSGPVVLADEVKNPAMEKLELVRKWSLNTYKCTRQIISEKLGRGSRTVDLELEAQIDILRDNKKKYENILRLAQTLSTQLYQMVNTQRQLGDAFADLSLKSLELHEEFGYNADTQKLLAKNGETLLGAINFFIASVNTLVNKTIEDTLLTVKQYENARIEYDAYRTDLEELNLGPRDANTLPKIEQSQQQFQMHKEKYDKMRNDVSIKLKFLEENKVKVLHNQLVLFHNAIAAYFSGNQKQLEQTLKQFHIKLKTPGVDAPSWLEEQ, from the exons GATTTGAAACGTTCGTTACCAGTTGGACTTGGTCTCTCGGAAACCCAAATAACATCTCATGGCTTTGACAGCAACAAAGAGGGAATCATTGAAGCAGGGCCATTTCAAG GTTCCTCAGCATCACCCATATCATCTATTATATCTCCTAGCAATGCAGCAGCTAGCAGACTGGCTGGACAGGGAAGTGATTTAATTATTCCCACAG GTAGTGTGAGAATGCAGCAGAAAAGTGGACCAGTTGTTCTAGCGGACGAAGTAAAGAATCCAGCAATGGAAAAATTGGAACTTGTGAGAAAATGGAGCCTAAATACTTACAAG TGTACTCGTCAGATCATTTCTGAGAAACTGGGCCGAGGCTCAAGAACAGTAGACCTGGAACTGGAAGCCCAAATAGACATATTGAGAGATAACaaaaaaaagtatgaaaataTCTTAAGACTGGCGCAGACTTTGTCCACCCAACTCTACCAGATGGTTAACACCCAAAGGCAACTTGGAGATGCATTTGCAGACCTTAGTTTGAAATCATTGGAACTCCAT GAGGAATTTGGATACAATGCAGATACTCAGAAACTTCTAGCTAAAAATGGAGAGACGCTTCTTGGTGCTATTAACTTTTTTATTGCCAGTGTGAACACATTGGTAAATAAAACAATTGAAGATACGTTACTGACTGTGAAACAGTATGAAAATGCCAG gaTTGAATATGATGCCTATCGCACAGATCTAGAAGAACTTAATCTTGGTCCCCGTGATGCTAACACTCTACCAAAGATTGAACAGTCACAGCAGCAATTCCAAATGCATAAAGAGAAATATGACAAAATGCGCAATGATGTATCTATCAAATTAAAATTTTTGGAGGAAAATAAG GTTAAAGTATTGCACAATCAACTCGTTCTGTTCCACAATGCCATTGCAGCATACTTCTCTGGGAATCAGAAGCAGCTTGAACAGACACTTAAACAGTTCCACATCAAATTGAAAACTCCTGGAGTAGATGCTCCATCCTGGCTTGAAGAACAGTAA
- the ARFIP1 gene encoding arfaptin-1 isoform X4 produces the protein MKCSSASPISSIISPSNAAASRLAGQGSDLIIPTGSVRMQQKSGPVVLADEVKNPAMEKLELVRKWSLNTYKCTRQIISEKLGRGSRTVDLELEAQIDILRDNKKKYENILRLAQTLSTQLYQMVNTQRQLGDAFADLSLKSLELHEEFGYNADTQKLLAKNGETLLGAINFFIASVNTLVNKTIEDTLLTVKQYENARIEYDAYRTDLEELNLGPRDANTLPKIEQSQQQFQMHKEKYDKMRNDVSIKLKFLEENKVKVLHNQLVLFHNAIAAYFSGNQKQLEQTLKQFHIKLKTPGVDAPSWLEEQ, from the exons ATGAAGT GTTCCTCAGCATCACCCATATCATCTATTATATCTCCTAGCAATGCAGCAGCTAGCAGACTGGCTGGACAGGGAAGTGATTTAATTATTCCCACAG GTAGTGTGAGAATGCAGCAGAAAAGTGGACCAGTTGTTCTAGCGGACGAAGTAAAGAATCCAGCAATGGAAAAATTGGAACTTGTGAGAAAATGGAGCCTAAATACTTACAAG TGTACTCGTCAGATCATTTCTGAGAAACTGGGCCGAGGCTCAAGAACAGTAGACCTGGAACTGGAAGCCCAAATAGACATATTGAGAGATAACaaaaaaaagtatgaaaataTCTTAAGACTGGCGCAGACTTTGTCCACCCAACTCTACCAGATGGTTAACACCCAAAGGCAACTTGGAGATGCATTTGCAGACCTTAGTTTGAAATCATTGGAACTCCAT GAGGAATTTGGATACAATGCAGATACTCAGAAACTTCTAGCTAAAAATGGAGAGACGCTTCTTGGTGCTATTAACTTTTTTATTGCCAGTGTGAACACATTGGTAAATAAAACAATTGAAGATACGTTACTGACTGTGAAACAGTATGAAAATGCCAG gaTTGAATATGATGCCTATCGCACAGATCTAGAAGAACTTAATCTTGGTCCCCGTGATGCTAACACTCTACCAAAGATTGAACAGTCACAGCAGCAATTCCAAATGCATAAAGAGAAATATGACAAAATGCGCAATGATGTATCTATCAAATTAAAATTTTTGGAGGAAAATAAG GTTAAAGTATTGCACAATCAACTCGTTCTGTTCCACAATGCCATTGCAGCATACTTCTCTGGGAATCAGAAGCAGCTTGAACAGACACTTAAACAGTTCCACATCAAATTGAAAACTCCTGGAGTAGATGCTCCATCCTGGCTTGAAGAACAGTAA
- the ARFIP1 gene encoding arfaptin-1 isoform X5: MQQKSGPVVLADEVKNPAMEKLELVRKWSLNTYKCTRQIISEKLGRGSRTVDLELEAQIDILRDNKKKYENILRLAQTLSTQLYQMVNTQRQLGDAFADLSLKSLELHEEFGYNADTQKLLAKNGETLLGAINFFIASVNTLVNKTIEDTLLTVKQYENARIEYDAYRTDLEELNLGPRDANTLPKIEQSQQQFQMHKEKYDKMRNDVSIKLKFLEENKVKVLHNQLVLFHNAIAAYFSGNQKQLEQTLKQFHIKLKTPGVDAPSWLEEQ, translated from the exons ATGCAGCAGAAAAGTGGACCAGTTGTTCTAGCGGACGAAGTAAAGAATCCAGCAATGGAAAAATTGGAACTTGTGAGAAAATGGAGCCTAAATACTTACAAG TGTACTCGTCAGATCATTTCTGAGAAACTGGGCCGAGGCTCAAGAACAGTAGACCTGGAACTGGAAGCCCAAATAGACATATTGAGAGATAACaaaaaaaagtatgaaaataTCTTAAGACTGGCGCAGACTTTGTCCACCCAACTCTACCAGATGGTTAACACCCAAAGGCAACTTGGAGATGCATTTGCAGACCTTAGTTTGAAATCATTGGAACTCCAT GAGGAATTTGGATACAATGCAGATACTCAGAAACTTCTAGCTAAAAATGGAGAGACGCTTCTTGGTGCTATTAACTTTTTTATTGCCAGTGTGAACACATTGGTAAATAAAACAATTGAAGATACGTTACTGACTGTGAAACAGTATGAAAATGCCAG gaTTGAATATGATGCCTATCGCACAGATCTAGAAGAACTTAATCTTGGTCCCCGTGATGCTAACACTCTACCAAAGATTGAACAGTCACAGCAGCAATTCCAAATGCATAAAGAGAAATATGACAAAATGCGCAATGATGTATCTATCAAATTAAAATTTTTGGAGGAAAATAAG GTTAAAGTATTGCACAATCAACTCGTTCTGTTCCACAATGCCATTGCAGCATACTTCTCTGGGAATCAGAAGCAGCTTGAACAGACACTTAAACAGTTCCACATCAAATTGAAAACTCCTGGAGTAGATGCTCCATCCTGGCTTGAAGAACAGTAA
- the ARFIP1 gene encoding arfaptin-1 isoform X6, which produces MLFANRRELSCWCNKAISTSSRNCVDRRLFPHNCTRQIISEKLGRGSRTVDLELEAQIDILRDNKKKYENILRLAQTLSTQLYQMVNTQRQLGDAFADLSLKSLELHEEFGYNADTQKLLAKNGETLLGAINFFIASVNTLVNKTIEDTLLTVKQYENARIEYDAYRTDLEELNLGPRDANTLPKIEQSQQQFQMHKEKYDKMRNDVSIKLKFLEENKVKVLHNQLVLFHNAIAAYFSGNQKQLEQTLKQFHIKLKTPGVDAPSWLEEQ; this is translated from the exons ATGCTCTTTGCCAACAGAAGAGAGCTGTCCTGTTGGTGTAACAAAGCCATCTCCACAAGCAGCAGAAACTGTGTTGACAGGAGGCTGTTCCCTCATAAC TGTACTCGTCAGATCATTTCTGAGAAACTGGGCCGAGGCTCAAGAACAGTAGACCTGGAACTGGAAGCCCAAATAGACATATTGAGAGATAACaaaaaaaagtatgaaaataTCTTAAGACTGGCGCAGACTTTGTCCACCCAACTCTACCAGATGGTTAACACCCAAAGGCAACTTGGAGATGCATTTGCAGACCTTAGTTTGAAATCATTGGAACTCCAT GAGGAATTTGGATACAATGCAGATACTCAGAAACTTCTAGCTAAAAATGGAGAGACGCTTCTTGGTGCTATTAACTTTTTTATTGCCAGTGTGAACACATTGGTAAATAAAACAATTGAAGATACGTTACTGACTGTGAAACAGTATGAAAATGCCAG gaTTGAATATGATGCCTATCGCACAGATCTAGAAGAACTTAATCTTGGTCCCCGTGATGCTAACACTCTACCAAAGATTGAACAGTCACAGCAGCAATTCCAAATGCATAAAGAGAAATATGACAAAATGCGCAATGATGTATCTATCAAATTAAAATTTTTGGAGGAAAATAAG GTTAAAGTATTGCACAATCAACTCGTTCTGTTCCACAATGCCATTGCAGCATACTTCTCTGGGAATCAGAAGCAGCTTGAACAGACACTTAAACAGTTCCACATCAAATTGAAAACTCCTGGAGTAGATGCTCCATCCTGGCTTGAAGAACAGTAA